Proteins from a genomic interval of Papaver somniferum cultivar HN1 chromosome 4, ASM357369v1, whole genome shotgun sequence:
- the LOC113276505 gene encoding T-complex protein 1 subunit epsilon-like: protein MALAFDDYGRPFIILREQEQKSRLKGLDAQKSNIAAGKAIARILRTSLGPKGMDKIMQSPDGDITITNDGATILQMMDVDNQIAKLMVELSQSQDYEIGDGTTGVVVMAGALLEQAEKLLERGIHPVRVAEGYEMASKVAVEHLEHISHKFTFGANNIEPLVQTCMTTLSSKIVNRCKGSLAEIAVKAVLAVADLERKDVNLDLIKIEGKVGGMLEDTELIYGIIVDKDMSHPQMPKQIQDAHIAILTCPFEPPKPKTKHKVDIDTVEKFETLRLQEKKYFDDMVQKCKDVGATLVICQWGFDDEANHLLMNRNLPAVRWVGGVELELIAIATGGRIVPRFQELTTEKLGKAGLVREKSFGTTKDRMLYIEQCANSRAVTIFIRGGNKMMIEETKRSIHDALCVARNLIRNNSIVYGGGSAEISCSVAVEAAADKYPGVEQYAIRAFADALDAVPMALAENSGLQPIETLTSVKSQQIKENNPCCGIDCNDVGTNDMREQNVFETLIGKQQQLLLATQVVKMILKIDDVISPSEY, encoded by the exons ATGGCTTTGGCCTTCGATGATTATGGGAGGCCATTCATAATCTTGAGAGAACAAGAACAGAAAAGTAGGTTAAAAGGTTTAGATGCGCAGAAATCTAACATTGCTGCTGGTAAAGCTATTGCACGTATACTAAGAACTTCTCTTGGTCCTAAAGGCATGGATAAAATCATGCAATCTCCAGATGGAGATATCACAATCA CAAATGATGGAGCTACAATCTTGCAAATGATGGACGTTGACAATCAAATAGCAAAACTGATGGTTGAATTATCCCAGAGTCAGGACTATGAAATTGGTGATGGAACAACTGGAGTTGTCGTTATGGCTGGTGCACTTTTGGAACAAGCTGAAAAGTTACTAGAGCGTGGTATTCATCCTGTTAGGGTTGCAGAAGGTTATGAGATGGCATCTAAAGTTGCTGTTGAGCATTTGGAACATATATCTCACAAGTTTACTTTTGGTGCTAACAACATTGAACCTTTGGTGCAGACTTGCATGACTACCTTATCATCGAAAAT TGTCAATCGCTGCAAAGGAAGTTTAGCCGAGATTGCTGTTAAAGCAGTTTTGGCTGTTGCAGATCTGGAAAGGAAGGATGTCAATTTAGACTTGATTAAAATAGAGGGGAAGGTAGGGGGGATGCTGGAAGACACTGAGCTAATTTATGGAATTATAGTTGATAAGGATATGAGCCATCCCCAGATGCCAAAACAAATTCAAGATGCACACATTGCTATCTTGACTTGCCCGTTTGAGCCTCCAAAACCCAAGACTAAGCATAAGGTTGACATTGACACGGTTGAGAAGTTCGAAACTTTGCGTCTACAGGAGAAGAAATACTTTGATGATATGGTCCAAAAATGCAAG GATGTTGGTGCAACACTAGTTATCTGCCAATGGGGTTTTGATGATGAGGCAAATCATTTATTGATGAATCGGAACTTGCCTGCTGTTAGATGGGTTGGTGGAGTAGAACTAGAGCTCATTGCAATAGCTACAG GTGGAAGGATTGTGCCAAGGTTCCAAGAGTTAACAACTGAAAAATTGGGGAAG GCTGGGTTAGTTAGAGAGAAATCCTTTGGTACAACCAAAGATCGAATGCTCTACATTGAGCAGTGTGCGAATTCGAGGGCGGTCACTATCTTCATCCGCGGTG GTAACAAAATGATGATAGAGGAGACGAAACGTAGCATTCATGACGCTCTATGTGTGGCGAGGAATCTAATTCGCAACAACTCAATTGTATACGGTGGTGGATCAGCAGAGATATCCTGCTCTGTTGCAGTAGAGGCAGCTGCGGATAAGTATCCTGGAGTTGAGCAG TATGCTATAAGGGCATTTGCAGATGCTTTGGATGCTGTCCCCATGGCATTGGCAGAGAATAGTGGACTCCAACCCATTGAAACTCTTACTTCAGTCAAATCTCAGCAGATCAAG GAGAACAACCCATGCTGCGGGATAGACTGCAATGATGTCGGAACAAATGACATGCGCGAACAGAATGTTTTTGAGACACTGATTGGTAAGCAACAACAGCTCTTACTTGCCACCCAGGTTGTCAAGATGATTCTGAAGATTGATGATGTCATTAGCCCGTCAGAGTATTGA